AAAAGGATATGTAATTTCTATAACCTTAATTTATGTGGTATGTGTTATTTTAATTGGGTGTGTTCTTCCTTGGAGAGAAGCAAACCTTGCAGGTAGTCCCTTTGCTTATATGTTTAAAAGTGCTGGAATAAGTTCAGCTGCACTTTTAGTGAATATAATTGTTGTTACATCAGCACTCTCGTCAGCAAATGGTTTTTTATATGCAAGTACAAGGACATTATGGTCTCTTGCAAAGCATAAACAAGCACCAAAATTATTAGCAAAACTAAATAAAAATAAAGTTCCAATATATTCACTTGCTATTTCTATTGCGTTCGCATCATTTGCGATCGTTTCCAGTTTTATAGCAGCGGATACAGTTTATCTTTTCTTAATCTCTCTTCTCGCTAGTATTGATATATTCATTTATTCAATAGATTGTATATGCCAAATGAGATTTCGAAAACGTTATATATCAGAAGGGCATAAGGTTGAGGATTTAAAATATAGAACTCCATTTTATCCAGTAACTCCAATTTTAGCGCTTATATTATATGGTATAATCGTAATTGCTATGATATTTGATCCAACAGAAAAAATAGCTGTTATTACAGGAGTTCCAACAATTATTATATTATATATTTCGTTTAAATACTTCTCTAAAAAGATAAAAAATACTAATGTTTTTTAATTGGTGAAAAATAAGTTATTACAAAGCAAAAAAATAATTTCTGTATAATACAGAAATTATTTTTTTATTTTAAATCTATTTTCTGATTTTAGGGTTCGAACATTATGAACAAACTGTTAATAATATTAATTTTGGCAACGATTTCAATAATTATTATTGGGAAAAACAAGTAAAAGTGAATAAATATAAGCACTATAATTAATAGTATATAAGGCATATAACTTTAACTTTAGCATTATTATGCAATTATGCGTATAAAGAACCAAAAAAAACTTTTATGTATGTTTATGCTATAATTTTTGTGTTATACATTATAAATTAGAACATTGTGAATATATATACAATCAATCAGTTGTCTGAAATTTGCAAGTGGTAATGTATATATAATTATAGCGCAAAATAGAGCTTAAGATATAAATGGAGTTATAAATAAGCGAGAAACTTAATAGATGCTAAATATGTAGAATAATAGTATAATAAGGAGTTTTCTTTATGAAATAAAAGACTTTATAATGAGGGCAGCAAAAGAAATGATGGGGAGATGAAATATCATGGATTCATTTATAAATGTAACTTCGGAAATAGGAAAACTTAATAAAGTAATGTTACATAGACCAGGTAGAGAAATAGAAAATTTAACACCAGAACTTCTTGAAAGATTGCTTTTTGATGATATTCCTTATTTAGAGGTAGCGAGAAAAGAGCACGATATATTTGCAAAGCTTTTAAAAGAAAACGATGTAGAGGTTCTTTATTTAGAAGAACTTGTTACAGAGGCTTTGGAAGATGATAAAGTAAAAAAGACATTTTTACAGCAGTTTTTACAAGAAAGCCACATTAGTAATAAAGAAATATATAAATCTCTTTATGCTTATTTAATGTCAAAGCCAACAAGCGAAATGATTGATATACTTATGGCTGGAGTTAGAAAAAATGATGTAGATGTTAAAGAAATGCATTCACTAAGAGGATTAATAGGAAATAACTATCCATTCTATTTAGATCCTATGCCTAATCTTTACTTTACTCGCGATCCAGGTGCTTCAATTGGAAATGGTATTACTATAAATACTATGCAAACTGAAGCTAGGAGACGTGAGACGTTGTTTCTAGAATTTATTCATAAATATCATAAATCCTTTAAAGCGCAGGAAGTACCACTTTGGTATGATAGGACTCTTCCTAATAATATAGAAGGTGGGGACGAACTTGTATTATCTGCTACAACTCTTGCAATAGGATGTAGTCAAAGAACTTCACCTGAGG
This window of the Clostridium estertheticum genome carries:
- the arcA gene encoding arginine deiminase, with protein sequence MDSFINVTSEIGKLNKVMLHRPGREIENLTPELLERLLFDDIPYLEVARKEHDIFAKLLKENDVEVLYLEELVTEALEDDKVKKTFLQQFLQESHISNKEIYKSLYAYLMSKPTSEMIDILMAGVRKNDVDVKEMHSLRGLIGNNYPFYLDPMPNLYFTRDPGASIGNGITINTMQTEARRRETLFLEFIHKYHKSFKAQEVPLWYDRTLPNNIEGGDELVLSATTLAIGCSQRTSPEAIEVVARNLFAKHTSFEKVLVLEIPSSRAFMHLDTVFTMVDYDKFTIHPEIEGPLNVFEITKGLNGEINIKQEKDILQNVLKSALKVPSVELIRCGGGDSIVAAREQWNDGSNTLAIAPGKVITYERNYITNEILSKRGITVITMPSAELSRGRGGPRCMSMPLNRDNL